One Verrucomicrobiota bacterium genomic window carries:
- a CDS encoding DUF2238 domain-containing protein, whose amino-acid sequence MQLFRILIVLVLAANVLLGIQPKADRLTWALENAPVWLGVGLLLFTHRRFPLTPLVYYLLAAHALILMVGGHYTYAKVPLGDWVKDLFGLARNHYDRLGHLAQGFVPALVMREILIRVVRVPRGGWLFFLCVCVCLAGSAFYELIEWWVAVATGDAANDFLGTQGDPWDTQWDMFMCLIGSVLSLATLGNFQDRQMEKLGTAGAAQR is encoded by the coding sequence ATGCAACTATTCCGCATCCTGATCGTTCTGGTGTTGGCGGCCAATGTGCTGCTGGGAATCCAGCCCAAGGCGGACCGCCTCACTTGGGCGCTGGAGAATGCGCCGGTCTGGCTGGGAGTGGGGCTGCTGCTTTTTACGCACCGGCGTTTCCCGCTCACGCCGCTGGTGTATTATCTGCTGGCCGCGCACGCCTTGATCCTGATGGTGGGCGGGCATTACACGTATGCCAAGGTTCCGCTGGGGGATTGGGTCAAGGACCTGTTCGGTTTGGCGCGCAACCATTACGACCGGCTCGGGCATCTCGCGCAAGGATTCGTTCCGGCCCTGGTCATGCGCGAGATTCTGATCCGCGTGGTGCGCGTGCCGCGCGGTGGCTGGCTGTTTTTCCTGTGCGTTTGCGTATGCCTGGCTGGCAGTGCCTTTTATGAGCTGATCGAATGGTGGGTGGCCGTGGCCACCGGGGATGCCGCCAACGACTTTCTCGGCACGCAGGGCGATCCCTGGGACACCCAGTGGGACATGTTCATGTGCCTGATCGGGTCCGTTCTTTCACTGGCGACGCTGGGCAACTTTCAAGACCGGCAAATGGAAAAGCTCGGAACTGCTGGCGCAGCGCAGCGGTGA
- a CDS encoding type II secretion system protein — protein sequence MQPPPAPTAIPSRPAHIYRSWGARGFTLIELLVVIAIIAILAGLLLPSLGKAKRSARSVACLSNLHQIGLALDLYVQDNDSHLPVCAQMPSLNTNLPSLVTLLNPNLNSKSVFQCPADQTVFPVEQTSYEWNTFLSGASYDRPQDWSPATQAVVELVFGGRINTPLIGDSAAFHDAEGIWTGKNALFFEGRVDKTKTK from the coding sequence ATGCAACCGCCCCCTGCCCCAACCGCAATTCCCAGCCGCCCGGCCCACATATACCGGAGCTGGGGCGCGCGGGGTTTCACCCTGATTGAATTGCTGGTAGTCATCGCCATCATCGCCATTCTGGCGGGGCTGCTGCTGCCGTCCCTGGGGAAAGCCAAGCGCAGCGCGCGCAGCGTCGCCTGCCTGAGCAATCTGCACCAGATTGGCCTGGCGCTGGACCTCTACGTGCAGGACAACGACAGCCACCTGCCCGTCTGCGCCCAGATGCCGAGCCTGAACACCAACCTGCCGTCGCTGGTCACCCTGCTCAACCCAAACCTGAATTCCAAAAGCGTCTTTCAATGTCCCGCCGACCAGACGGTCTTTCCCGTCGAGCAAACCAGCTACGAGTGGAACACCTTTCTCAGCGGCGCTTCCTATGATCGGCCGCAGGATTGGTCGCCCGCCACCCAAGCCGTCGTGGAGTTGGTTTTCGGCGGACGCATTAATACCCCGCTGATCGGGGATTCGGCAGCTTTCCACGACGCGGAGGGGATTTGGACCGGCAAGAACGCGCTATTCTTTGAGGGGCGCGTGGATAAGACCAAAACCAAATAG